AAATGTgcctataaaatgtatttatgagttTACTTTCTCCTGTCACTAAATGGCCCTTACTTTATGAATATGACTCATATATACACAGTCCACGTATTACAGGACTAAACTTATAGgttctaaatattcttttatcagttttaccatattattatctaacaattatgtattttaattataactaccCTACTACCTCTTTGGATATTGAGTTTTTAAGAATAAACTAAACTGGACTATTCAAGATAAtgacaaatttcaaaatctaGGAAATAATATAGATTCTAGATGTTTAATACAGATATAATTGAACCGTTTCCTGTTGACATGATGTATCTGACATTTCCAATTTTCCCTTGCACTGAATGAACAAAACACATGGGAGTAGAGATTCATgaggtcatagtaataaatattcgaaATTGCAAAGTTTACATGTAAGTTTAACTTACAAGCACCATTTCcaggtattaaataaaaaatatgagtttGCCATGTTGCTGCCAAAATACATGAACCAAAATGATATCTGTGGGGTGGGCCTAGTGGTTCAATGTACTTTGGAAATTGCCCATGAATTTACTCAATTAATGAAACTTTGAAATTGACTTCCCTGAACGTTAGGCGTTGACTCACAATCCATAGTGTCAGCATTCCTGGCTTGACATTGTGGCTTTAGTTGCAAAAAGGAAGATAGAATCAAAGTAGAATGGAAGAGGAATGTAATTTAAACAGACCTAACTCCGcctcaaaataaagaaatatttcatttcaatctaTTTGAAGAAGAAATAAGCTCGAGGACAAGGCACGCAAGCTCATCCTCGGTACACAAGTGTTCAGCTACGATTCAAGAGAGAAAAGATTACTATGCGTGCCAATTAGTTTGTTATTCGGCCAAGAATttagggtacttacgtattatatcaatcacacccctacatttctccaaacacaaaaattcaacaaaaacaaactttaccaaacaaaaacaaaactctttattgaaaaaaaacacacaaaacttgtttttattctttattacacTCCGCCACCCACACTCTTTTTACATTTAGGTAGCAACTCTTTGTCCTGCAAAAACCTTATTGTCTCCTCTTCAATGCTAGGCAAATCCCAAATTTTAATTCGGCCACCCATTACAACAATGCACTGTTAACACAGACAACAATAACCAACAAGTACACACAACAATTAGTTACAATCGACACGATGCACAGCGAAACATGCACTGGCCGTTATCGCTGGAGCGGCCGGTCGCTGAACCTTGACCAGGGGGGAAGGGACAGGTATTGCGATAAGATAACACCTTACGTCTATTGTGGGCAGTTACCTTAACAACAACCATGCTTCTAAATTACCAAAtatgttgatgttttaaaataataatagtgtggtagatataatacgtaagtaccgaatttagttccaagaacatcggggaaaataatactaaccagtaacaagtaccaggattgtaaaattatatacataattaaataacagtacACCCTATACTGCAGACGCTCGATACATTGGatctataaaaaaatgtaaatctgtTATATTTGTCCAATCACCAAATGCATAAACACCGGCTGCAagagaacaattttaaacaactctgaaataataaaatcagttttacaCAACTTTGTGTAAAATAGCAACAGAAATTGTGAAAGGTGAAAAACGGCACATGTTTGAGAAAACCTTTCCATAAGTTGGGATATTTGTAATggtaaaacaaacaaatgtaCCATTTTAATgcgtattttgaaaatttatccACACTTTTTTTTCATTGCTCAGTTAAGTTcacactaaataatatttttatataaatttgtaagtttttgtatatgaaaaagtaaatttcattCAATTACAATTTCTGTTACACATATAATGCCctgttaattaaaaacaaaaaatacaatttcaataaaaagaacaaaagtGAATTTTCTGAAAACAAGTATTTTGAACAAATAGGACTCCGGCAGGTTTCACATTAACCACAGTAAAATGTCAGACAGCAATGGGGTTAAAACATGTGTAATTTACAAttgcaaataaaaagaaaacaaagacCAAAGATTTGGACACAAATAAGAGCAGAAGCACTAAGTCAAGCAGAAAACAAGCATTCTAATTTCACTTTGCCAAATTGTCCATTTTACATGCTatagtgaaatttaatgttgagACGGTTTGATCATTATACACATATTGGCCATTCATAGACACACATTGGATTCATTcaaatacacattatttattatattttaactcacacaattttatgttattaaaagtttttggttagttaaaaatatatatttgatcaattctttGTGTTAGCCAGTTTCACAATATCCAATCATGAAGTGCAACGATTTTATCTATTGCTGCAACTCATCCAGTGATAAGTCCAAGTTCATAAGTTGAATGTACGCAAATGTTGCAATCTTTACAACGCTAAAAGCTTCttgtagttttaaattgaatctattattggtatatttgtgCAAGTTAGTATAACAATTTAACAGGTTGTACAGTTGAGATTTTGCtggtatattgtgttttatttaattgtcataGGTTTGACATACAACATCGATGTGCAGTTTTACGTTagctttttctatttataattagatttttttatttataattagagtACCGTAACTCTGCAATGCCTCCCCAAAAGCCATATAAAACAGGCTATAAAATGCTGTAGAATGCATGAGTATAGCAAAGTAAATAGCAGCAGGCAGTATGAATTCAACATATCATGGAGTTAATGCTCAAAACATAGTTTTAAGACCTTACACAAAATGTcacatgagaaaaaaataatatcttagatTTATATTGAACTGAGGATAtcatccatttttatttattttgatgcaAATATTTCTGCAACCTGCAATATTTTGCTATATCAATATCTCACAAACAAGCTGACCCAATTCATGTGAGCATACAATACACTTGAGCGAAACTCTTCACTTACCGCACTGTAATTTTTTTCACTGATAAGTTTGAGAGCTTCACTTTGCTCCTTCccaagaaagaaattgatcacAGAACTGGATTCCCGGATTTTTTCGTTCTGAGCCACAACTGACAGAAGAACCTCGAAACCACACTTCCTCATATCAATAGTCTCGTTTTTGAAGTTTCCCAATACTACTTTCTTTGGGAAGTTGTAGTTTGCCATGATGGTGGGAAACTCCTGATGAAGGCCTGTGTACAGCTCCAGAAACTCTGTGTAACGCCGCTCTATAACACTCGGGTGGCTGTCTGGCGATGATCCTTCTTTCACAATTGTTATTGTGTACGTCTGcaaatttgaaaatcaattacATGAGTAGCACTAATCAGAATCTTACATTTGAATAAACTTTAACTCATCTGATGAAAGTATACAGAAGTAATGTATTCTTTAGAATAATGCCACATTGCATATTGATGATACTAATATTACCATATGAAGGGAtgcattaaaatcaaaacttttttaatgtgtCCTATAGAACAGTTTTTTAAAGCAGCTCACACGAAAATAGTCTGTTGGTGCCAATTGCGTCTGAATCCCCCTTTTACTCCCCACCTTCTACACTTttataaacttcaaacacttaTAAAATTACTGGTCCATTTCAACGTCTCTTGCAATAAGCAAACATCATCAACTGGTACCATAAACAAATATCTGTACATTAATTTGATGTCATCCATATATCTTGCAGACAATATGTGAACACGTCATAACAGGAACAGTTTGTGGTCAGCAGGGATACGACAACACCATGTCAAATGTCATTGGACTATTTTCGTGCGAGTTACAACAgttgatttttaaacatttaggaGTTCATTCTGCAAAAAGGATATTGAAATCCAGTGGAAGAATGctatgaaaatatttggaataagGAGTTTTTGGACACGGCACTCTATTGGCGTAATGCTAAAACCATGATCATTTAAAGCAagaaaattcttacttttaaataaaagaagaaaatgtattctttttaattcattacagcaataataaataaagaaattagtatacaaataaaatatgtgtgcACCATAATAACGtgaattttttaacattgatGGTCAACATTAGGGACAAAGTGTTGGGTGCTTAATTTGGACCAGTTGGGAGGGAGTGACTTGTGGACAAGACGGTCAGGAAAAATGACTTGTCTCAAATCATAGAATTCTATGTAGACAAAGTACTGCATTATCACGGTGTATTTTCAAGCTGTAATAGATAAACCCTGTCTTCCTAAGCATGGCTTATTCCCTTCACTACTCTGTTTTATAAGATAAACTACAAATAAACAAAACCCAGACATAATCTTATATGATGACATATTAGAACAagtgaaatatacaaatattggagtcttttatttgatacaaattcaaattatgtTACAGGTCAAATGTTTTCAGTCTAGCTCGCACCATTGACCTCCCCCCTCCCCTCATTATtacatgtttttcttttatccTCCTTTCTCCAGAATAGTACACATACCACagaacaaaattaactataaaaccAGAGTGTCAGGCCCGACAACAAGCATCGCTGATTTGTACCACTTGGGAGACCCTGCTTCAGGTGAAAACTTACATCATTtttatggtttgaaaacattacttgCAATGTGCTCTTTTACTTTCTCTTTATgatttaattctaataaatatatgtataaatttaaattgttaaatatcatAATACTGACtgttaagaattaaataataaataacttaaacatataCAGTATACTAAAGACAAAGCCTTTAGTCATTCCTCTCACCACGTGTTTCTTGGGGCTTAAAGTAATATGAGCAGAAGGAATTTTAAACTCCAATTCTGGTATAACATATTCCCCATTCTCAGTTGCGGCTGGCAAATCCTCCGGAGATTCTTCTGGAAGCATTCCTCGATTCTACAACAAAAGAGGAAAATTCAATCCACAAAAAACATTAGTCTACTAATTAATTATGTACTAATGTAAAGATTTTTTCTTGAATGGTATTttactctaaataataaaacaatattagggGCAATTTAACTTTCCTACAAGTTTATTATACAACTCACTGAAACAATCAGTAAATTTAGTATCTGTGTTACAATTAGTACAAGAATCGATTCAGGGACAATGGTCTGGTTAGCTGAGCTTCTATTGCTATCCTTAAAGAAAAtcttaatatacataattttagaaGTTATGTTTATAACTCTATAGTACTAAATCTTGGAACTTCATTAAGTTCCCACCTCAAATACTTTAGATTAAGTAAAACTCAGAACAGCTACATGTACATCAGTG
This genomic stretch from Homalodisca vitripennis isolate AUS2020 chromosome 6, UT_GWSS_2.1, whole genome shotgun sequence harbors:
- the LOC124364095 gene encoding sorting nexin-20, with product MLPEESPEDLPAATENGEYVIPELEFKIPSAHITLSPKKHVTYTITIVKEGSSPDSHPSVIERRYTEFLELYTGLHQEFPTIMANYNFPKKVVLGNFKNETIDMRKCGFEVLLSVVAQNEKIRESSSVINFFLGKEQSEALKLISEKNYSAAIAPLEMIFRLLNKLFTNRHPLVLRALCLLVACCDAAGVVWTQKYAETAVTRYEAVSDADSLRYYVPLLQLCVRLLPGAEALQERLSSMKRRGMKVVGCPPLLDAVLADFPSTSGQT